The Phycobacter azelaicus sequence CTTTCAGTAGGACAGGAAGTATGGGGTGAGATAGGGGAAGATCATCGCGACGGCGACGATGGCGGTTGCAATCCAAAGAATGGATCGCATGAATGTTCGGTTCATGGGCCGCGCGCAGGTTCCATCGGCACATGATTCGGCCGGTATCGGGCGGTAGGCCTTGTAAAAGCCGTAGCCGATGAACGCGGCGCTCAGCGCGAAGGTGATCCACTTGTATTGGTAGAGGGCGCCCAACTGGGCGATGAACACGCCGGTGACGCCGAAGCTCACCAGCACCAGCGGCAGGATGCAGCACGAGGTCATCGCCAGCGCGCCCAGCACCCCCAGACCGGTTGTTGCCCATGCCTTTTTATCGGCACCCGGCGTTTCGTCGAATGCCGTCTCCCGGCCTGTAGATGTGGTTTCAGTCATAATTCGAATCGTCCTTGCCTCATTGATGTTTTCAAACTAGT is a genomic window containing:
- a CDS encoding mercuric transporter MerT family protein, giving the protein MTETTSTGRETAFDETPGADKKAWATTGLGVLGALAMTSCCILPLVLVSFGVTGVFIAQLGALYQYKWITFALSAAFIGYGFYKAYRPIPAESCADGTCARPMNRTFMRSILWIATAIVAVAMIFPYLTPYFLSY